One region of Paralichthys olivaceus isolate ysfri-2021 chromosome 12, ASM2471397v2, whole genome shotgun sequence genomic DNA includes:
- the heatr5a gene encoding HEAT repeat-containing protein 5A isoform X3 — protein MERAHSLLLNEDACSQLAEHQRAEFIFEWLNHLKKLLPAADRVDIRQNQRRLVEQLSCVLIGSPGPPTRWLLAHCLALLYRLGDPLPSSLLVERCNDIIRSKDDSPSGLPTRLVAVACLGALYEQLGRMLLGSFKETLTNLLKAMKSAESQGRYEIMLSVEKILHGLGVSAVPCHRDIYKAARTCLTDRSMAVRCAATKCLLELQREAVFLWTSELENVATLCFRAFEGSDHNVRVSVAKLLGTLLAAAVEPRQPAAAPRQGGRGRSSLEEVMDLLTAGFLRGGVGFLRASGDMLKGTSSVSKDIRIGVTQACVVFVSTLGGSWLETNLPAFLSVLMELASHSRATQTPGDAVVTHRCVSFILRSTLGSLMGEKAQTNAVKQLCLAVAAQKRAIDAALTDGNVETRVSAAEISASQHVLVCCLLELGGLIQGLGSTAAPLLTDSSTALLDTVISVLLHPVSSARLAAAWCLRCVATAMPSECSPLLDRCSERLMTLKSSPEAVVGYGAAVAALVASVQHCPLGIPHTKGKVVLALAEDLLRSASQNSRMSLQRTQAGWLLVSSLITLGPAVVEHHLSRLLLLWRCVFPASLREQEMELRRGDYFTWQVTLEGRAGALCAMKNLLLHCRELVTDDIIGRLLTPLACAVALLTKLPALLRSHSSSVRSCSVVYRLRVYELLALLPPHTYQESFGLVMNQLVSDLSGQDNLNQPCSDLTLLPPLCHPDDLQLVGPALQDTDHRYVEEQLHGSSVGGGSLDNDPFSLCERGDEAPAAPLPPPVALTAAAVRLFGAVFPHIISAQRVKILEQFVETVNQLKGQRQQTVQTHVCAALCSLLKHQGGIRGSLGPEEIRSPALSLLSGALESVSPLLRCLAAEGLARLVQVVGDPGFTVSVSLLCFDRLKTVRDAASRSGYALALGALHRHTGGISSPQHLSTCLGVLFTLSQDSTSPEVQTWSLHSLSLVVDLSGCLYRAHAEPSFALVLRLLLSAPPTHPEVHYSLGRCLHALITCLGPDLQGEGAAVSSLRSSCLVGCGVMQASPDCLVQARAISCLQQLHMFSPSHVNLANLVPALCANLCSSYLCLRRAVVACLRQLVQREALEVSEHAVTLVKELPRRDNTHLDVTIKEVGLEGALFTLMDRESDPGLRRDIQETLVHMISSSATSGKLGHWLKLCKDVLSATTDCRAPVEASQEEEEADSCRDDDSSAFSARPESGGPFTALRWSTRRFAMACVCRIIEQCESTDPAHFDMALAQERRLNESTDFLVLHLGDLVRMAFMAATDHSDQLRLAGLQTLLVIIRHFSAIPEPEFPGHVILEQYQANVGAALRPAFTADAAPDVTVKACQVCSAWIASGVVSDLRDLRRVHQLLASSLDKVQVGADTVSQLHNEATATMETLAVLKAWAEVYIVAVQRSGQTDSPGWTADLSVSSMANDSLGSESGGAGLLKLVQSDLSTLSRLWLAALQDYALLTLPQEYASQLPAAGGSFYTAETVNQARAHYSSSWAPILHATSLWLHSTGFVMSDDSPVNLSRPATPTSMGHTDSMGGAKSPEDVSADRLHFILGISVEFLCSPHSEDQMENITSCLRALQALLDVSWPRAKIGNDQPLSVELLSVLHRLMVTREAVSVQLAVLDLLRQIVTAAQEHVREKRHSAEVDDGAAEKETLPEFGEGRDTGGLIPGRSLVFGALELCLCVLVRKLPQLSPKLAGTSPTGPGGSVWSLTDSDCRLVASALCVLSELPSVCSPEGSVSILPTVLYLLLGVLRELVHQPSSHTGALAAGAGGGAGVVVQAALQALKSVLTSPMSRQEKSRGAWNQLLRSALNTLLGLWDAGDCVVDQIRLLTALTVFLLSAGPDVCTVEPLHALSLQRFTTCMDAKDPVVVSRCFQLLTSVFQAQPGVAVPYIQALGPPLVRFLQRVERSRPQSPEELLGVLEGVRAMEALVQAADESQRPQLVAILLPLLISFLLDENALGSAPAASRSLHEAALKDLMRLGPQHSVVFRSLIASSPHLKSRLEAAVKGNQESVNAKASNANPAAKSSPSITLKTNFL, from the exons ATGGAGCGAGCTCACAGCCTCCTGCTGAACGAGGATGCGTGCAGCCAGCTGGCTGAACACCAGAGGGCAGAGTTCATCTTCGAATGGCTGAACCACCTGAAGAAGCTCCTCCCGGCCGCTGACAGG GTCGACATCAGACAGAACCAGCGGCGCCTGGTCGAACAGCTGTCCTGCGTTCTGATTGGCTCTCCTGGCCCACCGACCCGCTGGCTGCTGGCCCACTGTTTGGCCCTGCTCTACCGCCTGGGAGACCCCTTGCCGTCCAGTCTATTAGTGGAGAGGTGCAATGACATCATTCGCAGCAAAGACGACTCTCCCTCAGGCCTCCCGACCCGGCT ggtggcCGTTGCGTGTCTCGGTGCTCTGTACGAGCAGCTCGGCCGGATGCTTCTCGGCTCCTTCAAAGAAACTCTGACCAACCTGCTGAAGGCCATGAAGAGCGCGGAG TCTCAGGGGCGGTATGAGATCATGTTGAGTGTGGAGAAGATTCTCCACGGTTTGGGTGTCAGCGCGGTGCCGTGTCACCGTGACATCTACAAGGCAGCGAGAACCTGCCTGACGGACCGATCCATGGCCGTACGCTGCGCCGCCACAAAG TGTttgctggagctgcagagggaggcCGTGTTCCTGTGGACCAGCGAGTTGGAGAACGTGGCCACTCTGTGCTTCAGAGCTTTCGAAGGGTCCGACCACAACGTCCGAGTGTCTGTAGCCAAACTGCTGGGAACGCTGCTGGCTGCTGCCGTGGAGCCCCGGCAGCCCGCCG CAGCCCCCAGACAGGGTGGGCGGGGTCGAAgctctctggaggaggtgatggaTTTGTTGACGGCCGGGTTCCTGCGGGGTGGGGTGGGTTTCCTCCGAGCCAGCGGAGACATGCTGAAGGGGACGAGCTCTGTCAGCAAGGACATCCGCATTGGTGTCACTCAG gcctGTGTAGTCTTCGTCTCCACCCTGGGAGGCTCCTGGCTGGAGACGAACCTCCCAGCCTTCCTGTCTGTGCTGATGGAGCTGGCGTCCCACAGCAGAGCCACACAAACACCGGGCGACGCTGTGGTGACCCACCGCTGTGTCTCCTTCATCCTGAGGAGCACCCTGGGGTCCCTGATGGGAGAGAAGGCCCAGACCAACGCTGTCAAACAGCTGTGCCTCGCTGTGGCTGCACAGAAACGAGCTATTG ATGCAGCGCTGACTGACGGGAACGTGGAGACCCgagtttcagctgcagaaatCTCAGCCAGTCAACATGTGTTGGTCTGTTGTCTGCTGGAACTGGGAGGACTCATTCAGGGACTGGGATCCACTGCGGCCCCCCTCCTCACTGACAGCAGCAcag ctctcCTGGACACGGTGATCTCCGTCCTCCTCCACCCCGTCTCCTCCGCCCGCCTGGCCGCTGCCTGGTGCCTGCGCTGCGTTGCCACGGCGATGCCTTCCGAGTGTTCCCCACTGCTGGACCGCTGCTCCGAGCGTCTGATGACGTTGAAGTCGTCACCCGAGGCCGTGGTCGGGTACGGAGCCGCTGTCGCCGCCCTGGTGGCCTCAGTGCAACACTGCCCCCTGGGAATACCACACACCAAGGGCAAG GTGGTTCTGGCTCTGGCTGAAGATCTCCTCCGCTCGGCCTCTCAGAACAGTCGGATGTCTCTGCAGCGGACTCAGGCCGGCTGGCTGCTCGTGTCCTCTCTCATCACTCTGG gcccTGCTGTAGTGGAGCATCACCTCTCCCGCCTCCTGCTCCTGTGGCGCTGTGTGTTTCCTGCCTCGCTCAGGGAGCAGGAGATGGAGCTGCGACGAGGGGACTACTTCACCTGGCAAGTTACGCTGGAGGGACGTGCGGGTGCGCTCTGCG cGATGAagaacctgctgctgcactgcaggGAGCTCgtcactgatgacatcatcggCCGTCTGCTCACGCCATTGGCCTGCGCCGTGGCGCTCCTCACCAA GCTGCCTGCGCTCCTCAGGTCTCACAGCAGTTCAGTTCGTAGCTGCTCCGTCGTCTACAGGCTGAGAGTCTACGAGCTGCtggctctgctgcctcctcacaCCTACCAGG agagcTTCGGTTTGGTGATGAACCAGCTGGTCTCTGATCTGTCCGGCCAGGACAACCTCAACCAGCCGTGCTCCGACCTCACTCTGCTGCCCCCCCTCTGTCACCCCGACGACCTGCAGCTGGTCGGCCCCGCCCTCCAGGACACCGACCACAGATATGTCGAGGAGCAG cTCCACGGTAgcagtgtgggggggggctctcTGGATAACGACCCCTtcagtctgtgtgagagaggagacgAAGCTCCCGCCGCTCCTCTTCCGCCTCCCGTCGCCCTGACCGCCGCCGCCGTCCGTCTCTTTGGAGCCGTCTTCCCCCACATCATCTCTGCTCAGAG AGTGAAGATACTGGAGCAGTTTGTAGAAACCGTGAATCAGCTGAAGGGTCAACGCCAACAGACCGTCCAGACCCATGTCTGCGCTGCCCTCTGCAGTCTGCTCAAG CACCAGGGTGGTATTCGAGGCTCTCTGGGGCCAGAGGAGATCCGTTCCCCGGCGCTGTCTCTCCTGTCGGGGGCGCTGGAGAGCGTCAGTCCACTGCTGCGCTGCCTGGCTGCTGAGGGTCTTGCCCGGCTGGTTCAGGTGGTCGGAGACCCCGGCTTCACCGTGTCCGTCTCCCTGCTCTGCTTCGACAG GCTGAAGACGGTTCGAGACGCAGCCTCTCGCAGTGGCTACGCTCTGGCTCTGGGGGCGCTACACCGCCACACAGGAGGAATCAGCTCCCCTCAACACCTGTCCACCTGCCTGGGAGTCCTGTTCACCCTGAGCCAGGACAGCACTTCGCCTGAGGTCCAG ACCTGGTCTCTCCACAGTCTGTCCCTGGTGGTCGACCTGTCCGGCTGTCTTTATCGGGCCCACGCCGAGCCGTCCTTCGCTCTGGTGCTCCGGCTTCTGCTGTCTgctccacccacccaccctgAGGTTCACTACAGCCTGGGACGCTGCCTGCACGCCCTCATCACCTGCCTGGGCCCCGACCTGCAGG GTGAAGGTGCAGCCGTGTCCTCTCTGCGCTCCAGCTGTCTGGTGGGATGTGGGGTGATGCAGGCCAGTCCCGACTGTCTGGTCCAGGCCAGAGCCATTTCCTGTCTGCAGCAGCTACACATGTTCTCACCTTCACACGTCAACCTGGCCAACCTCGTCCCTGCCCTCTGT gccAACCTGTGCAGCTCTTACCTGTGTCTCCGTCGGGCGGTGGTGGCGTGTCTGCGGCAGCTCGTCCAGCGGGAAGCATTGGAGGTCTCCGAACACGCAGTGACTCTGGTCAAAGAGCTGCCGAGACGAGACAACACACATCtgg ACGTCACGATAAAGGAAGTGGGTCTGGAGGGAGCTCTGTTCACTCTGATGGACCGGGAGTCTGATCCAGGTCTGAGGAGGGACATCCAGGAGACTCTGGTCCACATGATTTCATCCAGCGCCACCAGTGGGAAGCTGGGACACTGGCTTAAACTCTGCAAAGACGTCCTGTCTGCCACCACTG ACTGTCGCGCTCCGGTGGAGGCGagtcaggaggaagaggaggccgaCTCCTGCAGAGACGACGACTCTTCTGCCTTCAGTGCCCGGCCGGAGTCTGGCGGTCCATTCACTGCCCTGCGCTGGAGCACGCGTCGCTTCGCCATGGCGTGCGTGTGTCGCATCATCGAGCAGTGTGAATCAACTGACCCGGCTCACTTTGACATGGCTCTGGCTCAGGAGCGGCGACTGAATGAGTCCACCG ACTTCCTCGTTCTTCATCTCGGGGACCTGGTCCGCATGGCGTTCATGGCGGCTACAGATCACAGTGACCAGCTGAGACTGGCGGGTCTCCAGACGCTGCTGGTCATCATCAGGCACTTCTCAGCCATCCCTGAGCCGGAGTTCCCCGGTCATGTGATCCTGGAGCAGTACCAGGCGAAT gttggcGCTGCACTCAGACCAGCCTTCACTGCTGATGCTGCTCCCGACGTCACCGTCAAGGCCTGCCAG GTCTGCAGCGCCTGGATCGCTAGCGGCGTCGTCAGCGACCTCCGTGACCTCCGGCGCGTCCATCAGCTCCTGGCCTCCTCGTTGGATAAAGTGCAGGTTGGGGCGGACACGGTCAGTCAGCTGCACAATGAGGCCACAGCTACCATGGAAACACTGGCCGTCCTGAAGGCGTGGGCAGAG GTTTACATCGTGGCCGTGCAGAGAAGCGGACAGACGGACAGTCCTGGTTGGACGGCTGACCTGTCAGTCTCCTCTATGGCCAATGACAGCTTGGGGTCCGAGTCAGGAGGGGCGGGCCTGCTGAAGTTGGTCCAGTCAGATTTGTCGACGCTCAGTCGTCTGTGGCTGGCGGCGCTGCAGGACTACGCCCTGCTGACCCTGCCTCAGGAGTATGCTTCACAGCTCCCTGCAGCAG GAGGTTCCTTCTACACGGCAGAGACGGTGAATCAGGCCAGAGCTCATTACTCCTCCTCCTGGGCTCCCATCCTCCACGCCACCTCCCTCTGGCTGCACAGCACAG gttttGTGATGTCAGACGACTCACCTGTGAATCTATCCAGACCGGCCACACCCACCTCCATGGGACACACTGACTCTATGGGCGGAGCTAAGAGTCCAGAGGACGTCAGCGCGGACAGACTGCACTTCATCCTGG GGATCAGCGTGGAGTTCCTGTGTTCTCCGCACTCTGAGGACCAGATGGAGAACATCACTTCATGTCTGCGAGCTCTGCAGGCGCTGCTGGACGTCTCCTGGCCGCGAGCTAAGATCGGAAACGACCAG CCTCTGAGCGTGGAGCTGCTGAGCGTCCTCCACAGACTGATGGTGACCAGGGAGGCGGTGTCCGTTCAGCTCGCCGTGTTGGATTTACTGCGACAGATAGTGACGGCTGCTCAGGAGCACGTGAGGGAGAAACGCCACAGTGCAGAGG TGGATGATGGTGCGGCGGAGAAGGAGACGCTGCCGGAGTTTGGAGAGGGACGGGACACCGGCGGTTTGATTCCTGGACGCTCACTGGTGTTCGGAGCGCTGGAGCTCTGCCTCTGTGTACTGGTCCGGAAACTCCCACAGCTCAGCCCCAAACTCGCCGGAACCAGTCCAACTG GTCCCGGAGGTTCAGTCTGGAGTCTGACTGACAGCGACTGTCGTCTGGTGGCGTCGGCTCTGTGTGTCCTGTCTGAGCTGCCGTCCGTCTGCTCCCCTGAAG GCAGCGTGTCCATCCTCCCCACTGTCCTCTACCTGCTGCTGGGTGTCCTCAGAGAGCTGGTCCACCAGCCCAGCTCACAcactg GTGCCCTGGCGGCCGGCGCAGGGGGCGGGGCTGGGGTGGTGGTCCAGGCGGCTCTTCAGGCTCTGAAGTCTGTCCTGACGTCTCCGATGAGTCGACAGGAGAAGAGTCGAGGAGCCTGGAACCAGCTGCTGAGATCAGCTCTGAACACACTGCTGGGACTGTGGGACGCTG gggaCTGTGTCGTGGATCAGATCCGCCTCCTCACCGCTCTGACCGTCTTCCTGCTCTCGGCGGGTCCTGACGTCTGCACTGTGGAGCCTCTGCACGCGCTCAGTCTGCAGCGCTTCACCACCTGTATGGACGCCAAAGACCCTGTG GTCGTGAGTCGGTGTTTTCAGCTGCTGACGTCCGTGTTCCAGGCTCAGCCGGGTGTAGCCGTCCCGTACATCCAGGCCCTCGGTCCGCCGCTGGTTCGATTCCTCCAG AGGGTGGAGAGAAGTCGACCTCAGAGTCCAGAGGAGCTGCTCGGAGTCCTGGAGGGAGTTCGAGCCATggaggctctggtccaggctgcGGATGAGTCACAGC GCCCCCAGCTGGTGGCCATCTTGCTGCCGCTCCTCATCTCCTTCCTGTTGGACGAGAACGCCCTCGGCTCGGCCCCCGCAGCCTCGCGGTCTCTCCACGAGGCGGCGCTCAAGGACCTGATGCGCCTCGGCCCCCAGCACTCCGTCGTCTTCAG GTCTCTCATCGCGTCGTCTCCTCACCTCAAGTCCCGCCTGGAAGCTGCTGTCAAAGGAAACCAGGAGAGTGTCAACGCTAAAGCTAGCAACGCTAACCCCGCCGCCAAGTCCTCCCCCAGCATCACTCTGAAAACCAACTTCCTGTGA